A portion of the Calliphora vicina chromosome 5, idCalVici1.1, whole genome shotgun sequence genome contains these proteins:
- the LOC135960477 gene encoding uncharacterized protein LOC135960477: MLRHTAPERGILLTIYLTNNRSVTLAQREFRRRFPGRPTPTGETLRRLVPRLEETGTTRDAARRGRTRSSRSAENIAAVAEDVMEAPSTSTRRRATQMGISRRSLQRILVQDLKIFPTVQRHTLHVP; encoded by the exons ATGTTACGccacactgctccagaacgcggaatattgctgactatttatttgaccaataatcggtcggtgactttggCACAACGTGAATTTCGTCGCAGATTTCCTGGCCGTCCAACGCCTACTGGTGAAACACTGCGACGTTTAGTCCCTCGCCTCGAAGAGACTGGCACAACACGAGATGCTGCCAGGCGTGGCAGGACCCGGAGTAGCCGTTCTGCAGAGAATATTGCTGCTGTAGCCGAGGATGTCATGGAAGCGCCGTCGACATCGACCAGACGACGTGCCACGCAAATGGGTATCAGTCGACGGTCTTTACAGCGAATTTTGGTACAAGATTTGAAGATCTTTCC gacggtgcaacggcacacactacACGTGCCATAA